The genomic region ACAGGAAAGTGCCATAAAAACATTGTGCACATATTTCAGGTATGGTGTGTTGATGGCAGTGCTAAGACTGCTCTTCCGAAGGAAGATCTTGGAAAATTTCATAGCGGGGATTGTTATATTGTTCTCTACACATATCATTCGGGTGACAAAAGAGAAGAATTCTATCTAACTTACTGGATTGGGAAGAATAGTATACTGGTAATTGGGTTTTCACCGTTCTCAAATGTTTTATACACAGCACCTTACTATTGGTTATATTTGCTTTCTCGTCTTTTTTTCGAGATTGCCCCATATTTTTGTGCCTTTTCTTACTTTGCGTGTGATCACCACATCATTGTGATGATAAATTTGATTGATTGTATTGCACGTTTTCTTCTTGACCTTTCTGTTATTTTTAATGAATTCTTATTCTTCTCAGCACAATTAGTTATTTCTATGCTAGGTTTGTTATTAATCCCCACCCCACCACAAAACTGTGAACTTACTCTGTGATTTATTTCTAACAGGAAGATCAGCATACGGCTCTTCAAATAACTAATACAATTTGGAATTCAATGAAAGGAAGACCTATTCTGGTACTGTATTTATGTCGTGACAATTTGCACAAAATATCCAGAAAGGAGTTTGACATGTCTTGTATTTGGTATTGCAGGGTCGTATTTATGAAGGGAAGGAGCCTCCACAGTTTATTGCTCTTTTCCAGCCCATGGTTATTCTTAAGGTATGGTCTCTACTTCCTACCTTACTCAAGTAATGTATACTGATTGGGTTCATAATAAGTGCTATCCTGTGAGGAGCAAACTATGGACTGATAGTTCTAAAAAAAAAAACTATGGATTGATCTGTATAGCTGAAGATATTTACATtgtcaaatactccctctgtaaacttttgTAAGGctttttagatcactaaagtatgaTCTAAAAAGTCCTATAaaagtttacagaggaagtatcaACTAAGTTTATATTACTAAAATCATGCAGGGTGGAATCAGCTGTGGGTACAAGAATTCTGTACAAGAGAAGGGCTTGCCAGATGAAACATATCCTGGCACTGGTGTCGCTCTTGTTAGAATTAATGGAACATCAATTCATAACAATAAAACACTTCAAGTCGATGAGGTATGGTCTACCTCTACCTGTGCTTATTTGATTCAAAATGATAATATTTCTTGGAATTATGAAACTGTATTTAATGCTTATTTTTATGTTGTTAAGATGACATATCATAATAATGACTAAGAATTTAGTTAGCTTCTGAGATTCTTTTTGCTCAAATGTAGTTTCATGATTTGGCATAAATGATTCATAATAGAGTACCGTAATGGTGAACAGTGAAAAATTCATAGTATTGTGGTTTACCCGTGCTGTTAGGAAGCAATGCTGTGAAGTAAATATAGTAGGTTAACCTGTGATTGCGCATCCATCATTTGTGCATCTGCGCGTTAAAATTTTGGTGAGTTTTTGTACACAATCATCGTGACTTACATGCCATTTTATAGTTAATGTGATTGCTTATGAAAAAATGGATTTTATTTCGTAATCATTTGAAATGGGCACTAGGGAAAACCAGTGGAAAAACCAGAGATGGGAGTGGGAAAAAATCAAAATTGGGAGGAGGGAGGGCTGACCATACGTGGGGGTTTGGACGAAGGAAAGAAGAGCAAACGTCAACCTTATGTTCTTTCTAAATAGTGGAGATAGAGATTGGACTGGTTTTCCGATAATAAAACTCTGTCGCCCACATTCTTGTTCTTCAGAATGACCTTTTAGCTTACTTTGCTCATTAAAAACTTTACATATTTACCACTAACCTTAGGTAGTACGAATCAAACGTTTGCTACCTTTAATTAACTTGTCAGTAACAATTTTATAGGTGTCAACATCCTTGAGTTCCACGAATTGTTTTGTCTTGCAATCTGGAAATTCAGTGTTTATATGGATTGGCAACACAAGTTCTTATGAACAACAACAGTGGGCTGCAAAAATTGCTGAGTTCTTGAAGGTATGAAAAAAGATACCACCTTGTTATTTCCCTTCTGTCTTTTCTAGTTAGTGCAATTTCGTGTTTACAAAAAAAAAGATAAGCTGTGCTCCTATTGAGAACTTGATAAATCTGTGAAAGTGAACCTCATGTTACATTTTCTCATTCTCATAAAATATCTTTCTAGGCCTTAGATCAAATGAGATGACATCTGTTGAGTTGTATCTAGTTGTGTTTGTGTGTGGCCATGAGTCCCATATACTCTTGTAAGGGCGGTATGTACGTGACTTGTACTATGatccttatgatataaatgagacatgtTCACCTGGAATGAAAAGCTTCTGCAGAACTTACGGTGAACCTGGAGAGGAAAAAAATCATCCCGAATTTTTATTTGGACTAATCTACTAGAAGaattaatttcaagataaaatttaACAGTGTATCAATACCAGTCTTATTTTGACCAAGTTTATCTAAAGGTAGTTCATGTTAACAACTTTACCATATTCGAGCTGTAAGTGGCCAAATATGAgcaaatttgtatagaaataccaAAGTGCTCTTAGctacatttttcttcattttattttaaGTGCCTTTTCATGCAATTTCTGATATTAAAACCAAACCACTATGCATAACAGATGCACCAGTTGCACATGTGACACTGAAGTTACAAACAACTGGAAAGGCTACACAAAATCTGTCTGTTTGATTGAAGGGTACTTGTTTCTACCTAATAAATTGCATGAAAGCAATGCAATATTTGAATTAAGATGGTTGTTTACAGTTTCTGTCGtaaattttgtactccctccgatccatattacttgtcgctcaaacggatgtatctagaaatatttcagtgctagatacatccatttgagcgacaagtaatatggatcggagtgaGTAGCACTTAAAAAAACACTGACCTTCATGAGTAAAACATTAGAGAATATGAAATAATATGAACATGATTGCTGTCACAGATAAGGCCTGTTTGGAACGCGGGCATTTTGTAGGAAACAGTTGCATCCTACAGAAGGAAACAGGGCAAATCCCTGCTTCCAAACGAGGCTGACTTGGTTGTCAAGCCCCTCGAATATCCTGTTCTTACTACAGAACGTTTGATATTTCCATCAATTTCCAGCTACTTATTGCTAACTATAATTATGCGATGTGATGTGTTCCAAACCACAGCCTGGCGTTGCTGTCAAACATTGCAAGGAGGGAACTGAAAGCTCTTCTTTCTGGTCTGCTCTTGGTGGAAAACAGGATTACTCAAATAAAAATGCCACACAGGATGTTGTTAGAGAACCCCATCTCTACACATTCTCATTTAGGAATGGTCAGTTCTATCCTGAACTTAAATCCATATGTTttttttattgctactactttggGAGTTTATGTTCTTTAAGTACCCTAATCATCTTCTGTTGTGTTGTTTTCATTGTTCATGTCGCGCCACTTATCAGGCAAGCTGGAGGTTTGTCATCTTATTCTATGAAGCCTAAATTTTGTATGCTCCAGCACTTCTTCAGGATTGCAAATTTTGAAAAAGCTTCTGTATCTGTAGGTAACTGAAGTTTACAATTTTTCACAAGATGATCTGTTGACCGAAGATGTGATGGTACTTGACACACATGCCGAAGTCTTTGTCTGGATGGGTCAGTGTGTGGACACAAAAGAGAAACAAATGGCATTTGAAATTGGCGAGGTATAATATGAAGTATTATCTTTGTTGTTTTCATCTGTATTAGTACCGTTCAACGTAGATAAATAACCACTTCTCCGCAGAAATACATAGAACATGCGGTGACCTTCGAAGGTCTTGCTCCTGACGTGCCTCTCTATAAAGTCAGTGAAGGGAATGAACCTTGCTTCTTTAGGACATACTTCTCCTGGGATAACACAAGATCTCTGGTATGCCATTCTTATTTACCAATTGCATCTTACTTTTTTTTTCTCTCACTTCTAACTCTGTTCTATTTATCACCATTTATATGGGGTAGCAGATATTTTGAACGGTTTACTTGAGGGGCATTGCTGGCTTTGTATATGAAAATCTTTCCTGTCTTTTAGTTtctttcgccctgctttatataCATAGCAACGATCAACAACAACCCGGTACAACGCAtgccaccacaacacacgcacgcacccaaggcaggatacatagcTGCTGATCgtagcaacaccacccctagcactacaagagcaaCCGGGGGCTCAACCGGGAACACGCCACCGCAAAGAAATGAAGCCGCATACGATGAACCGTGGGCTTCAAGGCGGCACCTTCAGGAAGGATACAACACCGGAGCGCTGTCACCGCCCGATCTgtggatcagagtttcccctggagcagcaTGACGGAcagtgagagccgcgacgacgccttcacgaagggaacgagcttcgccaCTGTCGGTCCttccgaagatagaacaggtttttagcccggccaacactcaccaccaccgaacgccacaccccggctaccatgccgcccacacggccatggccaccgggcagcaccaagccacgtGCTCTGCCCAAAAGCACCGCGCTACCACCTCCAAGGCCGCCGCcctggcatccaagaccttgacaccacctcacctgAGATCCGCAACTACCCCAGCGAAAGAGACGAGTGGAAAGGACCCGCCTTTCACACCCCTGGGCAGCCCCCAGCGCtgagacccaataggccggccaaaGCTGGCCTCCATCGACCCGTCGTGCAGCACTGGGCGCGAGGCGAGCTCGGTCATATGGCACCGTGTGCGAGACGAGGTcggtcctgctgcaccgtgcgcgagacgagctcggtctgCACCGCGCGCGAGACGAGGTCGGTCTTGCCGCACCGGGCTCAAGACGACTATCGACCGCAGCTGGGAGAAGGACAGCCCTTCGATGAAAGTAGCGTCCGTATGATGAGGAGAGGGGTCGAAGGCCGACACATGCCGCCTACGAGCGAGCCGCCGCCAGAACAAGCCAGCCGCCGCCGCAACCAACCTGCCACCTCACGAGCCGCTGACCGACaggacgatgccggagaagaccaGCCGCCGCCGTGGAACGGCCCGGACCACCGCCATGAGCCACCACCATGCCGTGGCAGCCCACATTCACACCTGGACCTTGAGGGCCAGCCCCGAGCCGCCCGCCGGCGGCCATGGTCCAGATCCGAGCTGATCTGGCcggccaccaccgccgccagcAGCAGCAGGCGTGCCGCCCTGGTCcacggccatcgccacgaccccaCCAGGTCGCAGCCCACCCCTGCACCGCCTGACGCCCACATGCCTGCCAGACCAGATCTGATCTGGAcagggccgccaccgccgccacgcgcgcgccgccgccgccgccaagtgcGCGCCGGCCCGCCCCCACCCGATCTGGCCCGAGCGAATCCGCcgcagccgccgcagccgccgcaccGCAAATGCCAGCCTAGCCGCCTCCGCGACGCCACCAGGCGCCCTCACCGCTGATCCGGATCAACGCCGCTGGCCCCCTCCCCGGGACGAGCGGCCGACCCACGCCAGCCATGGATCTCGCACGGAGGGGAGACGAAGGCTTTGCCCGGCGGCACTGTTGTGCGGCGGCAGGGGAGGAACAGAGGGAGGAGGTGAGGGGCAGCGGCGATTAGGGTTCCCCCAGGTGCTCGTGGGAGCACggcgggagggagaggggagagagtcCTGGCGTTCCTTTCTAACCAAAGATTGTGGAATCCCACTATTATGATAGAAGTCAATTCTCTGACCTTAGTCCGAACCTGTTGCTTATCGAGCACCACCGTTCTCTCGCGTTGATGTTCATATTTGGAGTTAAGCTCCCAAGTCTGAAGCCACGGAGGAAAAAACCCCGGAAATGTCTGGCAAACGAGCACTGCACCATGAGATGGTCGATGAACTCCGCAGCCTGATTGCAAAGCAGGCAGCAGGGTGGGTGTTGCATTCCACTTCAGGCGAGCCGATCTGCTGTCTAACGTGGATCTCTAATCACAAGGCATGTGAAGAACTGTTCCTTGGGAGGGGCAGCATTCTTCAATAGCACACTAGCATAGTCCGCTTCCTCTGTACCGAAGAAAAAAGCTTGGTAGGCCGAGCTGGTTGTGTATTTCACGGATGCCATCAGTCTCCAAGTGAAACTGTCCTCCACATCTCTCAGCGGCGGTGTCATCTGGATAAGCCTCCATAGCTCCATGAATTCAATGATCACATCTAAGGTGAGGGTCCCTCTGATATCATTAATCAACTTGCCCTCTGCTAGAGCGTCCGCCACTGATCTCCCTTTACCACCTTAGCCTTCACCAATGGTTATAAATTTGGTGCGATGTCGTGAGCACTGCATCCCTCAGTCTACCTATCATGCCAAAAGCTCACCGTATCATCTCTGCTAATCGTGCACTTGGTCGCCACAAGAAAGAGTTGTGTGGCCTCCTCGGAGATAGAGGGTGATAGCCTGGGCCAAACCCTGATTGGCCCAGTTCTCTGAAGTCAGAGCCAGCGAATCTGCAAAGCCTTATTGAGATAATTAAGTCGATGAATGCCAATGGTTTGCAAATCAGCTCTCAAGCAACCAGGCAATGACCTCCCTTTGCCTCCTTGGTGCCCCTCCAGAAAAAAATATGGCAGAGCTCGGTGATGGTCTTGAAAATCCATGGAGGGAGCTCAAGGGAAAGCATATGGTAAATCGTGATCGCAGTGAGCACAAATTTGGTCCACAGGAGGTGCAGTACCTTATTCAAAGTGAGCGACGTGAAGAATCTAGAAAACTAATCCACAGGAACTTATGAATCTTGGGAAGTAACTGCAGTTGGTGTACACACTTTGTTTTCACTAATTTGGCCCAATATTGGTTAATACAAGCCACTAAGGGACTTGGGAGGTTAGACATAATTCTGCTCAGATATCAAAACTAAAATAATTGGACGAACTGTAAACATGGATATGTTCGTCCATATAAAGAAATTGTGCAAAGTGGTGACAATATGATAGCTGGTGGAAGAAAACAGAAACGTTTGGGAATACAAATTTGAATTTGATGTAAAATAAGATGATTTTTTTCCGCGGTTGATGAGCTGCTCCCACAGCCATAGTCTCAAAAAAAAAAGTGCCATGAGCATTACATGTATGTAAAGTGTTTTTTTCCTGTAAGTTGTCAGTGCTTGTATTCTTTAATTCAAAACCTTAATATTTATTTTAGAGCAAAGGCTGTTATGGCTGAGCTTTGTATTGAAAACCTTAAAGTCATAAGTTTTTGCTGGGGCTGCAAGCTTGCAGGTAAAGTATATTACTCCGCTATTTGACTATAACTATCCCTAGCCCACCACATACACATCAAAGAAATAATTTAATGTAAGAAAAAGTTTGTAAAAAATTACTATGAACGGCATACGTAAATTGCAGAAGCTTACTACACCCTGGTTATCTCAATGGACATTTATTTGAAATGGAGAATCCCAAGGTTGTGGACAATCTAGTGAAATGAAGGAAATATGAGAAACATTGCCTACTAGCTCTACCAGACCACCTACTCTAGCAGTTACTACATGAGCTTAAAAGAATCAAGCAAAACCATCACCATTACCAAAGATTGCTTGGGAGAATAGTTAACAAGGTTAAGAACCAATTGATAAGTTCCTAAAGAAGTCAAATATGTGTTTTTAACCGACACTACTTGAGATCATCCTACAGCCGGTGTCGTATTTGTTCGGAGCGGCCAAATAGACTATCTCGAGAAGTCACTTTGGAGGTACCAGAATTATCCAGACTTTATCATGGTTCCATGGAATATCTGCTCCTCTTATCAAGTCCGCTGGCATTCCTGTTCTGGTACTGTCCAAAAAATATATATCTGGGAGCTGGATTATTTAGATTTTAGGGGTTTACATTCACAACTTTCTAAACTAACCCAATCAATTCTATACCTGTAAGTTTGAGTTAACCCTGAAAATTCAGTAGGAGGATTGTTGAAGTGATTCTATACCTGTAAGTTAAGTTAACCCTGAAAACTCAGTAGGAGGATTGTTGAAGTGATAGAACTACCCTATACCCTTTTCActgttctttttctttcttctatcTCGCCTCCATAATTATATCGCTGTGGTAAATGCCAGCATTGCTATTTCTCCTTGATTTCTTACACTGGCCTGTGTTATCACATTTGGTCGTACCACTTTCCTTTCTCACACTTGTTTTAGGATGTTTTATAATAAACTTCGCCCTTGAAACAGATTCACGGGAATTCATTTCAGAAGAAACTTTCACTTATGTTTGGAATGCGTTCAGAGGCAAGTTACATTTTTTTTCTCTTGAAGTATTTGCTCTATTGTTTATGGAAAAGGTACTTGGAAATGTAAAGCCAATTTCAGTTTTGTAAAGTAGTTAATAATTGCTTGCAGAGCGGGCCTAAGGGCTCAGGTGATGGTGGACCAACTCAAAGGGCATCAGCACTGGCTGCACTTTCATCCGCTTTTAATCCATCTTCCCAGGATAAACAGGTAAGTTAAGCATTTCTTAGCCAACTATTATTAACTAATTAATAAAATGCATATCTGACAAGTCAACTAATGTTGTGATCTTCTTTAGTCTACTGATAGGCCTCAAAGCTCTGGTGATGGTGGACCTACTCAGCGTGCTTCGGCATTGGCTGCATTATCATCTGCACTCAATACGTCAGGGAAACCCAAAAGCCCACAATCACAATCTCGTGCAGGTCAAGGGTCTCAGAGAGCAGCTGCTGTTTCAGCATTGTCTAATGTTTTAGCTGCCGAAAGTCCCCGCATTGGTAAGCGGAGATTTGTGTTTACGTTCTTGTTTCTTCATCTTGATTGATACCAAATACTGTACGTATTAACAACTTGAGCTGATTAACAGATGCAGAGGGTGAAGCAGCGGGGTCCTCAGAATTTGATATGGTGGATGAGGGGGAGCGAACTGAGCCTGACGTATCACGGGAAGAGACTGCCAACGAAAATGGTGGTGAAACAGTCTTCAGCTATGACCGTCTGATATCAAAGTCTACCGACCCTGTCCGTGGAATAGATTACAAGCGCAGAGAGGTTTGTCATTTTCATAGCCTTTTTTTTAATGATAATAAAGTCGGCCATAGAAATCTATAACCTGCCGGATTTCAAAGGCTTATTCCACTATATATGCTTTTGCAGACATATTTGTCGGACAGTGAATTCCAGACTGTATTTGGTATGAGCAAGGAGGAGTTCTACAAGCAGCCAAGGTGGAAGCAAGAACAGCAGAAAAGAAAAGCGGATCTTTTCTGAAGCATAGCCTTCTCCGGCCGGTGCATCCTAGTTTTCTCTTCCATGAACAAGCCCATGCATGCCCAGCAGTCTTTTCATGTTCCAGACGCGAGACTACCTGCTGCTGGTTTATCTGCTGATTTGATTTCCCCAAGTTTTATAGGGTACAGTATTATTTATATTATTCCTACATGATCTGCGTTACGCAAGTCCAAGGGTCGTCCCTACATCAATTACTCTGAGCTTCTCGTGGTTATTCTTCGTCGATGCACATTGTGCACACTATTTCCATGCTCAAATTTGTAACAAGGGCCGCTCTTGGCGTCGTTTCGTTTCTGATGGTCATGCTATGTTGGCACTGAGATGTATGACACAAATTCATATCCAGATTTCTGCTTTTACTTTTGTTTTCTTTTGACAAAATATACTTCTGCCTTTTAGACTTGTATTTTTTGTGTGTCACTACTTGGAAATTGGTCGTTGTCGAGTGTTGTTATCTTTGCCGAGAGTCGAACTGCGGGAGCTCGAAAAAAAACAACGTAAGCCGAGTACGGTTCTTGGTAATGACTTGGCAGAGGCATTCCGTTGCTGAGAGCTAGGTAAAGGGAACTCGGTAAGCAAAATAAACTCGGCTTATACTAACTATGCTGAGTTTCTTGCAGGCCAAACTCGGCAAAGTTTACCACATgaaacatgtggtaagcaatccaaacaaatcaaaaaaaaactCGGCAAAGTTTGTGCCATGTGACGACAACATCGGTTGTTGTGTACTCTGTCATGGTGGGCCGAGTTTGTCAAGCTCCCACATTACCGCCGAGTTTGTCAAGCTCCCACATTACCATACTTGGCATAGTTTTTGTaagatattttttttcttttcaccaCGTGGACTGTTTTGCCAAGTTGCCGGCCGTAAGCACTCGTTAGCTGATCTGACCTGAATTATTTCTTATACATACTGATCCCCTGCCGCCTCCTCCTCACTGTCATTGTGCTGCCCACACCTACCCACACCCCGACAGCTTCTCCTCCGGCCGTCTCCCCAGGCCGCTCCTCCCCTCCCGGCGACGCACTCCACCATTTTGGACTCTAACCAATGGAACCAAAAGTCTGAAATGATGGAAAAGGCTAGACAAttcacatatacacttcaacacgtTCTCTCACATGTGATACGGGAAGTCAACATGTGGCTAGTACATGAAGCTTAACATGGGGTATCAGGGGCTAAGATATTGAGTTCAAGTTCTGACTTTTGCAATTTATCAAAAAAATCTTGCCCTCGCCCCCTCTGTGCCCATGTATAGTCCTCTGGAGTCATATCTATGAGTCTATTCACGTATCGTCTTTCCgcgtcacacgtgagagggggtgttgaagtgtatGGATTGTCTAATCTGTTCCATTAGTTCAGACTTTTATTGTGTTAACTAGTGCATGAAACTTAACAATGAATAGTTGTAATCAGACCTTCTTTTGACATATCTATCCTATTCTTATTTGGGTACCATATGCACCTCTACACATATGAATAATGAAATTAatttatatatgcatgcatgtatataTGGAAA from Triticum aestivum cultivar Chinese Spring chromosome 4A, IWGSC CS RefSeq v2.1, whole genome shotgun sequence harbors:
- the LOC123086053 gene encoding villin-2 gives rise to the protein MSSAKQVLDPAFQGAGQKPGTEIWRIEDFKPVPLPKSDYGKFYCGDSYIVLQTTCNRGGAYLSDIHFWIGKDSSQDEAGTSAIKTVELDSMLGGRAVQHREPQGYESDKFLSYFKPCIIPMEGGFASGFRKPEEDKFETRLYICKGKRAIRVKEVPFARSSLNHDDVFILDTEKKIYQFNGANSNIQERAKALEVIQHLKDKYHEGVCDVAIVDDGKLQAESDSGEFWVVFGGFAPIGKKAISDDDVILEATPTKLYSVNNGKLTLEDTVLTKSILENTKCFLLDCGSELYVWVGRVTQVDDRKAASVAVEEFIVKQNRPKTTRVTQVIQGYEDHTFKSKFDSWPVTNAAGASGEDGRGKVAALLKKKGDVKGASKNSPAVNEEILPLLEGGGKLEVWCVDGSAKTALPKEDLGKFHSGDCYIVLYTYHSGDKREEFYLTYWIGKNSILEDQHTALQITNTIWNSMKGRPILGRIYEGKEPPQFIALFQPMVILKGGISCGYKNSVQEKGLPDETYPGTGVALVRINGTSIHNNKTLQVDEVSTSLSSTNCFVLQSGNSVFIWIGNTSSYEQQQWAAKIAEFLKPGVAVKHCKEGTESSSFWSALGGKQDYSNKNATQDVVREPHLYTFSFRNGKLEVTEVYNFSQDDLLTEDVMVLDTHAEVFVWMGQCVDTKEKQMAFEIGEKYIEHAVTFEGLAPDVPLYKVSEGNEPCFFRTYFSWDNTRSLIHGNSFQKKLSLMFGMRSESGPKGSGDGGPTQRASALAALSSAFNPSSQDKQSTDRPQSSGDGGPTQRASALAALSSALNTSGKPKSPQSQSRAGQGSQRAAAVSALSNVLAAESPRIDAEGEAAGSSEFDMVDEGERTEPDVSREETANENGGETVFSYDRLISKSTDPVRGIDYKRRETYLSDSEFQTVFGMSKEEFYKQPRWKQEQQKRKADLF